A single window of Parabacteroides pacaensis DNA harbors:
- a CDS encoding 6-bladed beta-propeller — MKEILGISIVLLFLLFGCKEKTSRILEDKIYVVDVNVSDDMKNIGDTGTEYFIDCQFIQLDTDTNNVIGEVSKIIVTDGRIYILDTFKAQSVFIFDTTGKYINKIYRQGKGPGEYLQVTDIFYDEREKTINLLDSRGKILIFNKDGNVYKKEINFRFYAFNFQKDINGNYIFNSKNNPFSSFNDKITVFSSTQKKMYSAFPISEEWKYKSSGIENELIKSGEQIFYIPQLETDVYKITSDSVQLKYHYNFGKYNFPDQYKNPKYIFPPHPISLVNYILELKLFCETKKYLLAKFLFHGQYRINIYDKQKRKSYSYNLIDNPLIEPISFGDIIAMNDDFIITMHSANDVFNMIHNEELQVKYKDGIQKIKNQLSRPLNEDDNPILCIYRLKK, encoded by the coding sequence ATGAAGGAAATATTAGGAATATCAATTGTTTTGCTTTTTCTTTTGTTTGGATGTAAAGAAAAGACCAGTCGTATTTTAGAAGATAAAATATATGTGGTTGATGTTAATGTGTCTGATGATATGAAAAACATAGGAGATACAGGCACAGAATATTTTATAGACTGCCAATTTATTCAGTTAGATACTGATACTAATAATGTTATTGGTGAGGTGAGTAAAATTATAGTAACAGATGGAAGGATATATATTTTAGATACTTTTAAAGCTCAGTCGGTTTTTATTTTTGATACTACAGGAAAATATATAAATAAAATATATCGTCAAGGAAAAGGTCCAGGAGAATATCTTCAAGTAACCGATATTTTTTATGATGAGAGAGAAAAAACTATTAATTTATTAGACTCTCGAGGAAAAATTTTAATTTTTAATAAAGATGGAAATGTGTATAAGAAAGAGATAAATTTTCGATTTTATGCTTTCAATTTTCAAAAAGATATAAATGGGAATTATATATTTAATTCTAAAAATAATCCGTTTTCATCTTTTAATGATAAGATAACAGTATTTTCCTCCACTCAAAAAAAGATGTATTCGGCTTTTCCTATTTCAGAGGAATGGAAATACAAATCTTCGGGTATTGAAAATGAATTAATAAAATCCGGAGAACAAATTTTTTATATTCCTCAATTAGAAACAGATGTATATAAAATAACTTCTGATTCAGTACAATTGAAGTACCACTATAATTTTGGTAAATATAATTTCCCTGATCAATATAAAAATCCGAAATACATATTTCCACCCCATCCAATAAGTTTAGTTAATTACATTTTAGAATTAAAGTTGTTTTGTGAAACGAAAAAGTACCTTTTAGCGAAATTTTTATTTCATGGTCAGTATCGCATAAATATATATGATAAACAAAAAAGAAAATCGTATTCTTATAATTTGATAGATAATCCTTTAATAGAACCTATTAGTTTTGGAGATATTATAGCAATGAATGATGATTTTATTATAACTATGCATAGTGCTAATGATGTTTTTAATATGATTCACAATGAAGAGTTACAAGTAAAATATAAAGATGGAATACAAAAAATTAAAAATCAATTATCTCGTCCTCTTAACGAAGATGATAATCCGATTTTGTGTATATATCGACTAAAAAAGTGA
- a CDS encoding 6-bladed beta-propeller — protein sequence MKGFKIVVGCMAYILLSCTGTKTDLSENKVCNINVDVKDYCNEIGETGAIYFENCRYVQLETDTNSMIGEVTKLILTKDRIYILDMFKAKSVFIFDSNGAYINKIFRFGQGAEEYLQLTDIFYNEKEETINLSDIRGKIMSFDKDGHMVKKQIKFPLRIFNMEQDKNGNYILNSKNTSSPSFPESINVFSPAQEKIYSAFPIQPEWESKVVKSNSDFSYFAGDIFYTPQLTTDVYKLGLDSVSQVYHYNFGEHTFPDEYKTPEYFLPSNKKDLMNYVKQLDNFCETKKYLFALFVLKGQKYMNIYDKIKESSKTHHLSGNPIDFGGFGEIISFTENSIVTIQDPNYYLGRFDDKELLAERGPEIQKLKDKFTRPLKEDDNPILCIYKIKD from the coding sequence ATGAAAGGATTTAAAATTGTAGTAGGATGTATGGCTTACATACTATTAAGTTGTACGGGAACGAAAACTGATCTTTCCGAAAACAAAGTATGCAACATAAATGTGGATGTGAAGGATTATTGTAATGAGATAGGAGAGACGGGGGCTATTTATTTTGAGAATTGTCGTTATGTACAATTGGAAACTGATACTAACAGTATGATTGGGGAAGTAACAAAGTTGATATTAACAAAAGACAGAATTTATATCTTAGATATGTTTAAAGCAAAGTCTGTTTTTATTTTTGATAGTAATGGAGCCTATATAAATAAAATCTTTCGTTTTGGACAAGGTGCTGAAGAATATCTTCAGTTGACTGACATTTTCTATAATGAAAAAGAAGAAACTATTAACTTATCTGATATAAGAGGAAAAATTATGTCTTTTGACAAAGATGGACATATGGTAAAAAAGCAGATAAAGTTTCCTTTACGTATTTTCAATATGGAACAAGATAAAAATGGGAATTATATACTTAATTCCAAGAACACTTCATCTCCTTCTTTCCCAGAGAGTATAAATGTTTTTTCTCCGGCTCAAGAAAAAATTTATTCCGCTTTTCCTATTCAGCCGGAATGGGAATCTAAGGTTGTAAAATCAAATAGTGACTTTTCTTATTTTGCAGGAGATATTTTTTATACTCCTCAATTAACTACCGATGTATATAAGTTAGGTTTGGATTCTGTCTCCCAGGTTTATCATTATAATTTTGGAGAACACACTTTTCCGGATGAATATAAGACGCCGGAATATTTTTTACCTTCTAATAAAAAGGATCTTATGAATTATGTTAAACAGCTAGATAATTTTTGCGAAACTAAAAAGTATCTCTTTGCTTTATTTGTCCTAAAAGGACAAAAGTATATGAATATATATGACAAAATAAAAGAAAGCTCTAAAACACATCATCTCTCAGGTAATCCGATAGATTTTGGAGGATTCGGAGAAATTATCTCGTTTACAGAAAACAGTATAGTAACTATCCAAGATCCTAATTATTATCTGGGTAGGTTTGATGATAAAGAATTGTTAGCTGAGCGAGGACCAGAAATACAAAAATTAAAAGATAAATTTACTCGTCCTTTAAAAGAAGATGATAACCCTATTTTATGTATATATAAAATTAAAGACTAA